A window of Pullulanibacillus sp. KACC 23026 genomic DNA:
TAGTCATCGCTTTGATTAGATGGATCGTTCCTGAAGGCAATCTGATATCTTTGACAATAATTCAAGATATCTTCCTTCGTTAAACAAAGAAACGGTCGCAAAATGGTTCCCCACTCCATCTGTCGCTTTACAGGCATCCCTGAAAGACTCGTTGAATTCCCGCCTCTTACATGCTGCATTAACATGGACTCTATTTGATCATCTCCATGTTGGGCGAGGACTAAACTTTTGGAGCGGTATTTTCTAAGAACCTGACCAAACACTTCGAAGCGTAAAGCTCTAGCGGCCTGTTGGGTACCGATTTTGTCTTGGGATTTGAGTCTTAATACATTGACCTGTGCCCCTTCAAAAGGAACCCCAAAGCGGTCCGCTATGTCTTTGACGAATAGAACTTCCTCTTCAGACTCTTCTCCTCTTAATCCATGATCCACACTGCAGCAAATTAGTTGTATCTCATACTTTTCTTTTCGTTGGTTAAGAAAATGGAAGAGCGCCATAGAATCCGCCCCGCCAGATACCCCAACAACTAGAGTGGCACCTCGTGGAATGAGATGATGTTTCTCAATAAATTGCTCCACTTTCTTTTCCACTCTTTGATCCACCTTTTATCACCAGCTTCGCAAATAAACACTTATAGACAATACCTAAACTAATTATAGCATTTTTCCAATTTTTACTTAAGTTATTATGTAGAATAGAAAAAAGAAGCGGTCATGTCAAATCATAGCGCATGTCATTCAGTACTGATTTGAATTTTTTGAACGTTACATGACAAATAAAGTGATATACATGACATAGGCTACAATTAAGGTAGTCGCAAGAATCAACGTTCCCTTCCATTCCTTTTTCTTTGTCCGCTGCTGACCCCTAGCTTGTGTCTTTTTTTGAGTCGGCTGTTGGTTGACAGGATGGACCGTCTGACCCCTCCTTCTGTTATTTAACGAACTTCCTTGCGGGTGAGCGGGTGCTTTCTTTCGCTTGTCTTTATTTATACGTATGTAACTCGTTTTGGTTTCATTAATTTCATTTAATAAATCTTGCCTCATTTGGTTCGCCTCTGAATACTGTCCTTCCAATGCCTTTCGAATAATCCCTCTCAATTTGCTCAATTTGGCATTTCGATTCAGCACTTGAAATAGGCTCTCTTTTGCCTCTTTCCCTCTTTCAAAACGGTGTCCCTCTGCTGCTTCAATCATGATCATCGCCACCGCAAATAAATCATAGGATGGTTCTGCTTTTCTTGAACCTAGCCCCCAATATCCTCGATCGTAAAATTCCGTATACTCTTTAATTGCCCGGCCAAATTGAGTGGTGCCACCCACATCAAGCCATCTGACCCTAAGCGGTGAGTCCGTGACCATTAAGTTTTCTGGCTTTAAATCCCCAAACACCCATCCTTCCGAGTGCAACCGGTGAAGTTCTTTAAGCAGTTGGAGTATAAAGATATTGACCCATTCTCTTCCTCGAACTTGAATGGCCTCCATTAAAGGAGCGCCCTTTAAATACTCCATAGCGTAAAAAGACAACAGCCCAATATTAGTTTCCCAATCATCCACATCATATAAAGAAGGTCCGAGGGATTCACCTTGGACCTTTGTTAATTTATTTAAAACATTCACTTCCGAAGTGACAGTGGCATTATTCAATCCAAATTTCAAAGCGACTCTGCCCTTAGCCGATTGAGCCAGATAGACAGTTCCCTGAGCCCCAAAGCCGAGCGACCGAA
This region includes:
- a CDS encoding protein kinase family protein, whose product is MEKQHTKRPTINISPGTVIHGKWHQNEYKIIRSLGFGAQGTVYLAQSAKGRVALKFGLNNATVTSEVNVLNKLTKVQGESLGPSLYDVDDWETNIGLLSFYAMEYLKGAPLMEAIQVRGREWVNIFILQLLKELHRLHSEGWVFGDLKPENLMVTDSPLRVRWLDVGGTTQFGRAIKEYTEFYDRGYWGLGSRKAEPSYDLFAVAMIMIEAAEGHRFERGKEAKESLFQVLNRNAKLSKLRGIIRKALEGQYSEANQMRQDLLNEINETKTSYIRINKDKRKKAPAHPQGSSLNNRRRGQTVHPVNQQPTQKKTQARGQQRTKKKEWKGTLILATTLIVAYVMYITLFVM